In the genome of Hymenobacter cellulosivorans, one region contains:
- a CDS encoding rubredoxin, with protein sequence MKAAEASPRVVAVNLPGGIVPAGDLLAVLAAAEAAGIEQVQLGHRQQLLLTVEPARRRALLQALAAAGVLAEPDPEAHPNIVSSYVGEDVFYSAAWLREGVYKDILDGFDYRPRLKINLVDSRQTFVPFFTGHLNFIAAETSNYWQLHVRFPRTGHLYAWPRLVYSEDIPALSAAVERVLLAEPAPLPDLTTAGERLYEQVSAGLPLGTRMAAEALTLPPFMLPYYEGFNRSGQQLWLGIYRRNEQFSVAFLQDVCRVCLQTRVGQLCTTPWKSLVVKGIAPADRSQWDAVLCRHRINVRHAANELNWQVEDTCPLGLALKHELVRYLNEEDVRTYQLCFAIKTRPQTGLFGSIIIRLSTGLRPGAEHYEILHTRDFNPNSRDFVSFRQQVRRDLLGWYLSELCQQFYAQAETETLERAEELPAHLAAESTNPAAALPRCRHCLTVYDAAYGDPAQGVAPGTAWADVPDYHCPTCEAPATEFAFWEEPVAVGMSLGRAAAT encoded by the coding sequence ATGAAGGCCGCTGAAGCTTCGCCCCGTGTGGTGGCCGTAAATCTGCCCGGCGGTATCGTGCCGGCCGGCGACCTGCTGGCCGTGCTAGCGGCGGCTGAGGCGGCCGGCATTGAGCAGGTGCAGCTTGGGCACCGCCAGCAGCTCTTGCTGACCGTGGAGCCGGCCCGGCGGCGGGCGTTGCTGCAGGCCCTGGCCGCAGCCGGGGTGCTGGCCGAGCCCGACCCGGAAGCCCACCCCAATATCGTGAGTTCCTACGTGGGCGAAGACGTGTTTTACAGCGCTGCCTGGCTGCGGGAAGGCGTCTACAAGGACATTCTGGATGGGTTTGACTACCGCCCCCGGCTGAAAATCAACCTCGTCGACAGCCGACAGACCTTCGTGCCGTTCTTTACCGGTCACCTCAATTTCATTGCCGCCGAAACCAGCAACTACTGGCAGTTGCACGTGCGCTTTCCCCGCACCGGCCACCTCTATGCCTGGCCCCGGCTGGTGTATTCGGAGGATATCCCAGCTCTTAGTGCCGCCGTGGAGCGGGTGCTGCTGGCCGAACCGGCCCCACTTCCCGACCTGACGACGGCGGGGGAGCGGCTCTATGAGCAGGTCAGCGCGGGCCTGCCCTTGGGAACGAGAATGGCGGCGGAGGCCCTGACGCTGCCGCCCTTTATGCTGCCCTACTACGAAGGCTTTAACCGCAGCGGGCAGCAGCTCTGGCTGGGTATCTACCGTCGCAACGAGCAGTTTTCGGTGGCCTTTCTGCAGGATGTGTGCCGGGTGTGTTTGCAAACGCGCGTGGGTCAGCTCTGCACTACACCCTGGAAGTCGCTCGTCGTCAAGGGTATTGCGCCGGCCGACCGCAGCCAGTGGGACGCCGTGCTCTGCCGCCACCGCATCAACGTGCGGCACGCGGCCAACGAACTCAACTGGCAAGTCGAGGATACTTGCCCCCTGGGTCTGGCCCTGAAGCACGAGCTGGTGCGCTACCTCAATGAGGAGGATGTGCGTACCTACCAGCTGTGCTTTGCCATCAAAACCCGGCCCCAAACCGGCCTGTTCGGCTCCATTATTATCCGCCTTTCGACCGGATTGCGCCCAGGTGCCGAGCACTACGAAATCCTGCACACCCGCGACTTCAACCCTAACTCCCGCGACTTTGTATCCTTCCGCCAGCAGGTGCGCCGCGACCTGCTGGGCTGGTATCTGAGCGAACTATGCCAGCAGTTCTACGCCCAGGCAGAAACCGAAACACTGGAACGAGCAGAAGAACTCCCTGCCCACCTCGCCGCGGAATCTACTAACCCCGCTGCGGCCCTACCGCGCTGCCGCCACTGCCTGACGGTATACGACGCGGCCTACGGCGACCCAGCCCAGGGGGTGGCTCCGGGCACCGCCTGGGCCGACGTGCCCGACTATCACTGCCCAACCTGCGAGGCCCCTGCGACGGAATTTGCGTTCTGGGAAGAGCCGGTAGCGGTGGGAATGAGCTTGGGCCGGGCAGCAGCTACGTAG
- a CDS encoding DUF4202 domain-containing protein, translating into MPSSTARFTAALATFDAANAEDPNQDTDAEGRSWPKELLYGHRMSACLARVAPEAPEAVHLAARCQHIRRWAIPRADFPMDRAGYHQWRNTLKKYHAQVAGELLAEVGYEAATIERVQALLQKQQLSRDADVQLLEDVICLVFLEYYFLDFARQHPEEKVIDIVQKTWRKMTARGHELALQLPLPADAQALVARALA; encoded by the coding sequence ATGCCCTCTTCTACTGCCCGTTTCACGGCCGCTCTGGCAACATTCGACGCGGCCAATGCCGAAGACCCTAACCAGGATACCGACGCTGAAGGCCGTAGCTGGCCTAAGGAGCTGCTCTACGGGCACCGCATGAGTGCCTGTCTGGCCCGGGTAGCTCCCGAAGCCCCTGAGGCCGTGCATCTGGCCGCCCGCTGCCAGCACATTCGCCGCTGGGCTATTCCCCGGGCCGATTTTCCGATGGACCGGGCGGGCTACCACCAGTGGCGCAACACGCTCAAGAAATATCACGCCCAGGTGGCCGGCGAGTTGCTGGCTGAGGTGGGCTACGAGGCAGCGACCATCGAACGGGTGCAGGCCCTGCTGCAAAAGCAGCAGCTCAGCCGGGACGCCGACGTGCAGCTGCTGGAAGACGTTATCTGCCTGGTGTTTCTGGAATACTACTTCCTCGACTTTGCCCGCCAGCACCCGGAAGAGAAGGTCATCGACATCGTGCAGAAAACCTGGCGCAAGATGACCGCGCGCGGGCACGAGTTGGCCCTGCAGCTACCCCTGCCCGCTGATGCTCAGGCACTGGTAGCCCGGGCCCTGGCATAA
- a CDS encoding precorrin-2 dehydrogenase/sirohydrochlorin ferrochelatase family protein, whose protein sequence is MLPPPSANPLFPVFLKLEQLRVLLVGGGNVGLEKLTAILRSSPATAVTVVSITFLPALRELAARYPAVQLRTEPYADDLLDEADIVFAATDDPALHARIKAAARHRRLLVNVADTPPLCDFYLSSVVQKGALKIAVSTNGQSPTVAKRVRAVLEEALPEELDAVLQKMPAIRQQLAGDFAAKVRTLNAVTAGLAGGPGFEVPATRRWRRLAVGALLAAAALATVQVRSLLFSSDQKNKTLE, encoded by the coding sequence ATGCTACCCCCACCCAGCGCCAACCCCCTTTTTCCGGTCTTTCTCAAGCTGGAGCAGCTGCGGGTGCTGCTCGTTGGCGGCGGCAACGTGGGTTTAGAGAAACTCACCGCTATCCTGCGCAGCAGCCCGGCCACGGCCGTAACGGTCGTCAGCATTACCTTTTTGCCCGCGCTGCGGGAGCTGGCGGCCCGCTACCCAGCGGTGCAGTTGCGCACGGAGCCCTACGCCGACGACCTGCTCGATGAAGCGGATATTGTATTTGCCGCCACCGACGACCCGGCCCTGCACGCGCGCATCAAAGCCGCCGCCCGCCACCGCCGCCTGCTCGTGAACGTGGCCGACACGCCCCCGCTGTGCGACTTTTACCTGTCATCAGTGGTGCAGAAAGGGGCGTTGAAAATTGCGGTTTCCACCAATGGCCAGTCGCCCACGGTGGCCAAGCGGGTGCGGGCTGTGCTGGAAGAAGCCCTACCCGAGGAGCTCGATGCGGTGCTGCAGAAGATGCCCGCCATCCGGCAGCAGCTCGCCGGCGACTTTGCCGCCAAGGTCCGTACCCTGAATGCCGTGACAGCCGGGCTGGCTGGCGGCCCCGGCTTCGAAGTGCCGGCCACGCGGCGGTGGCGGCGCTTGGCTGTGGGCGCCTTGCTGGCCGCCGCGGCCCTGGCTACCGTGCAGGTACGCAGCCTGCTTTTTTCTTCCGACCAAAAAAATAAAACCCTTGAGTAG
- the cobA gene encoding uroporphyrinogen-III C-methyltransferase codes for MSSKQESAAGMGPELYVVGAGPGDPELLTLKAYRVLQAAPVILYDNLANQELLALAPADCECIYVGKKPYGEYTPQETIHELILEKALTRGRVIRLKGGDPYIFGRGFEEVLFARSHGIATHYIPGISSMQALGFEDIPLTHRIVSEGVWMLTGTKKDGSLSADLRLAMQSNSTVVIYMGLKKAAEIAAAYCQMGKGDTPAAVVQHLTLPQRRCATGPVGHLPKLVATHGITYPALIVIGDVVGLGREVPALDYARARATSA; via the coding sequence TTGAGTAGCAAGCAGGAAAGCGCGGCCGGCATGGGCCCGGAACTGTACGTAGTAGGAGCAGGCCCCGGCGACCCGGAATTGCTCACACTGAAGGCCTACCGGGTGCTGCAGGCGGCCCCGGTGATTCTCTATGACAACCTGGCTAACCAGGAACTGCTGGCCCTAGCTCCGGCTGATTGTGAGTGCATTTATGTGGGTAAAAAGCCCTACGGCGAGTACACGCCCCAGGAAACCATTCACGAACTGATCCTGGAAAAAGCCCTGACCCGCGGCCGGGTTATCCGGCTCAAGGGCGGCGACCCCTACATTTTTGGGCGGGGCTTCGAGGAAGTGTTGTTTGCCCGCAGCCATGGCATTGCCACGCACTACATTCCCGGTATTTCGAGCATGCAGGCCCTAGGTTTCGAGGATATTCCCCTGACCCACCGCATCGTCAGTGAAGGTGTGTGGATGCTGACGGGCACCAAAAAAGACGGCTCTCTGTCGGCCGACCTGCGCCTGGCCATGCAAAGCAACTCCACGGTGGTCATTTACATGGGCCTGAAAAAAGCCGCCGAAATTGCCGCCGCCTACTGCCAGATGGGCAAAGGCGACACACCCGCCGCCGTGGTCCAGCATCTTACCTTACCCCAGCGCCGGTGTGCTACGGGTCCGGTCGGCCACCTGCCCAAGTTAGTAGCCACCCACGGCATTACCTATCCGGCCCTCATCGTCATCGGCGACGTGGTGGGACTGGGTCGGGAAGTACCGGCCCTGGATTATGCCAGGGCCCGGGCTACCAGTGCCTGA